One Streptococcus sp. DTU_2020_1001019_1_SI_AUS_MUR_006 DNA window includes the following coding sequences:
- a CDS encoding HIT family protein, translated as MSDCIFCKIIAGEIPASKVYEDEQVLAFLDISQVTPGHTLVVPKEHYRNLLEMDATSASQLFAQVPTVAQKVMKATKATGMNIIANCEEIAGQTVFHTHVHLVPRYSSDDDLKIDFIAHEPDFDKLAQIAETIKNA; from the coding sequence ATGTCAGATTGCATTTTTTGTAAAATCATCGCAGGGGAAATTCCTGCTTCAAAAGTATATGAAGATGAGCAGGTTCTTGCCTTTCTTGATATCTCTCAAGTGACACCAGGACATACCTTGGTCGTACCCAAAGAACACTATCGCAATCTTTTGGAAATGGACGCTACTAGCGCCAGCCAACTCTTTGCCCAAGTGCCAACAGTAGCTCAAAAAGTCATGAAAGCTACCAAGGCTACTGGTATGAATATCATTGCTAACTGTGAAGAAATCGCAGGGCAAACCGTCTTTCATACCCACGTCCACCTCGTACCTCGCTACAGTTCGGACGATGACCTCAAGATTGATTTTATCGCCCACGAACCAGACTTTGACAAACTCGCTCAAATCGCTGAAACCATCAAAAATGCCTAA
- a CDS encoding ABC transporter ATP-binding protein gives MLEIKNLTGGYVHVPVLKDVSFTVESGQLVGLIGLNGAGKSTTINEIIGLLTPYSGEINIDGLTLGANPREYRQQIGYIPETPSLYEELTLREHIETVAMAYGIEQNLAFERVEPLLKMFRLDQKLDWFPVHFSKGMKQKVMIICAFVVDPSLFIVDEPFLGLDPLAISDLIQLLDLEKKKGKSILMSTHVLDSAEKMCDSFVILHKGQVRAKGDLEELREAFAMPQASLNDIYLALTKEEDR, from the coding sequence ATGTTAGAAATTAAAAATCTGACAGGGGGCTATGTTCATGTCCCTGTCTTGAAAGATGTGTCCTTTACAGTCGAGAGTGGACAGTTGGTCGGTTTGATCGGTCTCAATGGTGCTGGAAAATCAACGACTATCAATGAAATTATTGGACTTTTGACACCTTATAGTGGAGAAATAAACATCGACGGGCTAACCTTAGGTGCCAATCCGCGAGAATATCGTCAGCAGATTGGTTACATTCCTGAAACTCCTAGTTTGTACGAAGAATTAACTCTCAGAGAACATATCGAGACGGTTGCTATGGCCTATGGTATTGAGCAAAATCTAGCTTTTGAACGTGTAGAACCTCTTTTAAAAATGTTTCGTTTGGATCAGAAATTAGACTGGTTCCCAGTTCATTTTTCAAAAGGGATGAAACAGAAGGTTATGATTATCTGTGCCTTTGTCGTGGATCCGAGTCTCTTTATCGTCGATGAACCCTTCCTTGGTCTTGATCCCTTGGCCATTTCAGACTTGATCCAGCTTTTGGACCTTGAAAAGAAAAAAGGCAAGTCTATCCTCATGAGTACCCACGTTCTTGACTCTGCTGAAAAAATGTGTGATTCTTTTGTTATTCTTCACAAAGGGCAAGTGAGAGCTAAAGGGGATCTTGAAGAACTGAGAGAAGCTTTTGCTATGCCTCAAGCAAGTCTAAACGATATTTACCTGGCTTTGACCAAAGAGGAGGACCGATGA